In Spirosoma pollinicola, the genomic window TGGTTCAAGTCCTGTTGTTACGCTCTTCCAGTCTTTGTAGGGTTGCACCACCACGCGCAGGGGAATCGTCTTGAGTGCATCATGATACATAAATACTCCGGCAGGGGTTACGTAACCGTGGTCTGCATCAACGAAACTCGTTCGCACAGTTAACTCGTTTGCATACACCCGGTAACGAATTGTCAGGTTGTCCTCTGATGAATAGACGCGCCAGGCATTTTTCCGAATTTTATCGCTCGAAACAGCTTTACCACCGGCAGAGGCCGTGAACGCTTCTACATTTTTGGCGTATTCGCGAATCAGATAAGAACCCGGTGTCCAGACGGGCATTTTGATGTCTAGGTAGCCATTTTTCTTCGCATTTGTGGCACTTGCCACGTTTTTCAATTGCATTTCTACCTCGAAATAGTGCGTCTGTGGCTCGGGCATCGATAGCACGTAGGTCACAGTTGGTGAGGCTGCCGGAGGGGTTTCCTCATCGGCAATAACAGGCGTAGCAGTTGATGAAAATGGAATAAAAAATGTCCAGACAGTAAGTAAATACAGAAGCCGGGCGTTTTTTTTCATACGGAAACAGGAATACCTTCGTTTTTTGTCCAGATTTGACGTGATATTTGTCAATTTATCGGCGAAACTACGACGCAAATCAGACAAAAAGTAGTTTCAGGGTCAATGTTTCAGGTTTATGCACCGAACGCTACCCATTGAAACTGAAACCTGAAACATTGACCATAATTTTTCTCTATGCCCTATTCATCCGCCCACCTGGGTCAACACCAATCGCTCCATACGCGAATCAGTCGGTTGCTGATTTTACTGTCCCTTGGGTTTTTTACCATCCTGTCGGCTTCGGCGCAGCGAACGCAAAGTAATGCCGAACCTGATTACCATTATCGAAATGGCCTTGAGCTCTTCGAGAAAGCCAATTATGCGGCTGCCCGATACGAATTCCGGCAATACCTTGAGCCCCGACGGGCCGGTGGCTCCCAGACGCTGCTCACGACCGGCGATCAGAATGCGGTAGAAGCTGAGTATTACATTGCCCTCACCAGCCTCTATATCGACGAACCGGGTGCTGAACTCCTGGTGGACCGTTTCGTTAAAAATCATAGCCAGCACCCAAAGGCCGGCCAATTATACGGCGATCTGGGAACGTACTATTATGCCCGACAGGATTATACAAAGGCGATTGATTTCCTTCAGAAAGCGGTATCGCAAGGCGGCAGTTCGGCGCAGCAAACGGCCTTTAAGTATCAGTTGGCCCTCTCCTACTACAACACCCAGAATTTACAACAGGCTTTACCATTACTAAATGAAGTAAAAGTTGATGCAAACTCACCCGATGCACCAGCCGCTTCGTATTATGCCGGTGTGATCAACTTCCGGAACCGCAACTACAACGAAGCTGTCGCCGATTTCCGACGGGTCGAAAACAACCCTACCTACCAAAACCAGGTCCCTAACTGGATTGCTCAGTCCTTGTATAAGCAACGTCGGTATGATGATCTGCTAACTTATACCGAACCGCTCCTCCGTCGCAACAATGGAGCGGGCATGACCGAAGTGGCCCTCTTTACTGCCGAAGTTTTTTATCAGCAAAACCAGTTTGCCAAGGCCATTCCGTATTATAAACAATACATCAACACGGCGGGAGCTAAAGCGCCGGGAGCGGTGAAGTTCCGCTATGGACAGTCGTTGTTCCGCACGGGGGCTTACAATGACGCCATCACGCAACTTAAAACGTTGACAGGCGGCAAAGACACTACGGCTCAATATGCAGCGTACACCCTCGGTGTCAGTTACTTACAAACTCAGAACCCGACCTATGCGTTAAATGCATTCGATCAGGCCGGGCGGCTGACGTTCAACCGGGATATTCAGGAGGAAGCGCGTTTCAATCACGCCAAACTACAATTAGATCAGAATAACGGGGCCGATGCCGTAAAAGAACTGACGGCTTTTTTGAAGCAGTATCCCGATAGTAAGTTCGAGAATGAAGCGAACGAGCTGGTTGGCGAAGCCTATTATGCGTCGAATAATTACCCGGCGGCCATTGCCTACATTGAAGGCCTCAAACGCCGGACGCCTAAAATCAACGCGACCTATCAACGGTTGACCTACAATCAGGGTGTAAACGATTTCAATGCCGAACGCTACCAGCAGGCCGTTGCCAACCTAGACAAATCCCTGAAATTTCCGGTCGATAATGACCTACAGCAGGCCGCTCAATTCTGGAAAGCCGAGTCATATTCGGCGGGTAAGCAATATGATACCGCCATCCCCTTATACGCCAGTATTTCTAAATCGGGGTCAGGAAACTACGCGGCAAAAAGCCTGTATGGGTTAGGCTATGCCTATTACAACAAAAAGGATTACACGAAAGCGCTGCCCTATTTCCGTGATTTTGTGAATCGTGGCGCTGATGCCGACGACCGGTCTCAAGTGCAGGACGCAACAATCCGGCTTGCCGATTCGTATTTTGTGACGAAACAATACGAAAATGCCCTTCGCTCTTACGATCTGGCCATCGCGCAGAATGCCCCTGATAAAGATTACGCATCCTATCAAAAAGCCCTGATCTTAAGTTATGTTGGGCGAGATGCCGAAGCAAAAGCCCAGTTCGAACAAGTGCAGCGTCAATACCCGAACTCGCGCTTTGTCGATGAGTCACTCTTTCAAAAAGCCAACGTTGATTTCGAAAAAGGATCGTATCAAGTGGCTATTCAGGGCTTCACCCGCTTAATTCAGGACAAGCCCAACAGCGCACTCATACCAGCCGCTCTACTGAAACGGGCCATTGCTTATGGTAATGTGCAACAATATGACCCGGCCGTTGCCGATTACAAA contains:
- a CDS encoding tetratricopeptide repeat protein, with protein sequence MPYSSAHLGQHQSLHTRISRLLILLSLGFFTILSASAQRTQSNAEPDYHYRNGLELFEKANYAAARYEFRQYLEPRRAGGSQTLLTTGDQNAVEAEYYIALTSLYIDEPGAELLVDRFVKNHSQHPKAGQLYGDLGTYYYARQDYTKAIDFLQKAVSQGGSSAQQTAFKYQLALSYYNTQNLQQALPLLNEVKVDANSPDAPAASYYAGVINFRNRNYNEAVADFRRVENNPTYQNQVPNWIAQSLYKQRRYDDLLTYTEPLLRRNNGAGMTEVALFTAEVFYQQNQFAKAIPYYKQYINTAGAKAPGAVKFRYGQSLFRTGAYNDAITQLKTLTGGKDTTAQYAAYTLGVSYLQTQNPTYALNAFDQAGRLTFNRDIQEEARFNHAKLQLDQNNGADAVKELTAFLKQYPDSKFENEANELVGEAYYASNNYPAAIAYIEGLKRRTPKINATYQRLTYNQGVNDFNAERYQQAVANLDKSLKFPVDNDLQQAAQFWKAESYSAGKQYDTAIPLYASISKSGSGNYAAKSLYGLGYAYYNKKDYTKALPYFRDFVNRGADADDRSQVQDATIRLADSYFVTKQYENALRSYDLAIAQNAPDKDYASYQKALILSYVGRDAEAKAQFEQVQRQYPNSRFVDESLFQKANVDFEKGSYQVAIQGFTRLIQDKPNSALIPAALLKRAIAYGNVQQYDPAVADYKRILDNYGNSDQAQSALLGIQNTLNDAGRPEEFSQVLGQYKKGNPGSTDVERVQFENARDIYSSGKYQQAIQSLLAFMQEYPASPSTNEARYFLAESYRQTDDAANALRYYNLIVADNKSDYLVRAATRAADLEIKQKNYARAIRNYQIIQSRAGSKAEQVTAQLGLMDTYFAIPKLDSATTIARDVASGGNVVAGAQNRAQLMLGKIALAKNDYKTAQSDFEKTIALAKDINGAEAQYHLGEILYRQKKYKESVTTLLKFNEQFSDFEYWKGKAFILISDNNAALDEPAQAKAVLNSIIENSSDQTIVAEAKQKLATLESKN